Proteins from one Salinispora arenicola genomic window:
- the recQ gene encoding DNA helicase RecQ: MPSPTDQRPAALETLRRVFGYDAFRGFQQEVIAHLTAGGDALVLMPTGGGKSLCYQIPALLRDGVAVVVSPLIALMQDQVDALTAVGVRAGFLNSTLDLDARRAVERAFVAGDLDLLYLAPEALGTRGVQQLLDQGNISLFAIDEAHCVSQWGHDFRPDYLTLSVLHERWPGVPRIALTATATSATRAEISTRLQLTSARHFVASFDRPNIQYRIVPKREPKRQLLALLRDEHPGDAGIIYCLSRATVEKTAEFLVDNGIAALPYHAGLDAATRARHQQRFLREDGLVMVATIAFGMGIDKPDVRFVAHLDLPKSVEGYYQETGRAGRDGLPSTAWLAYGLTDVVQQRRLIDTSEGDLAHRRNLAAHLEAMLALCETVRCRRVQLLDYFGETATACGNCDTCLQPPESWDGTIAAQKLLSTVYRLDRERHQRFGTGHCVDILLGRATDKVQQHRHDSLTVFGIGTELSEAEWRGVVRQLLAEGLLAVEGDYGTLALTDTSAEVLGRRRTVMLRREPARTARPAKPRGAATMVAELAPAAAEVFERLRAWRAATAREQGVPAYVIFHDATLRQIASDAPSALADLARVSGVGEAKLAKYGEQVLAVLADGDANPHTA, encoded by the coding sequence ATGCCCTCCCCCACCGACCAGCGCCCCGCCGCGCTGGAGACGCTGCGGCGTGTCTTCGGCTACGACGCCTTCCGGGGCTTCCAGCAGGAGGTCATCGCACACCTGACGGCCGGCGGGGACGCCTTGGTGTTGATGCCCACCGGCGGCGGCAAGTCGCTGTGCTACCAGATCCCGGCACTGCTGCGAGACGGAGTCGCGGTGGTCGTGTCGCCGTTGATCGCACTGATGCAGGACCAGGTCGACGCGCTCACCGCGGTCGGGGTTCGGGCCGGCTTCCTCAACTCGACGCTGGACCTCGACGCCCGCCGCGCCGTCGAGCGGGCCTTCGTCGCCGGCGACCTGGACCTGCTCTACCTCGCCCCGGAAGCCCTGGGCACCCGGGGCGTGCAGCAGTTGCTCGACCAGGGAAACATCAGTCTGTTCGCGATCGACGAGGCACACTGTGTGTCGCAGTGGGGGCACGACTTCCGCCCGGACTACCTCACCCTGTCGGTGCTGCACGAGCGCTGGCCGGGGGTGCCCCGCATCGCGTTGACCGCCACCGCGACCAGCGCCACCCGGGCCGAGATCTCGACCCGGCTGCAGCTCACCTCGGCCCGGCACTTTGTCGCCAGCTTCGACCGACCCAACATCCAGTACCGCATCGTCCCGAAGCGGGAGCCGAAGCGGCAGCTGCTGGCCCTGTTGCGGGACGAGCACCCGGGGGACGCCGGAATCATCTACTGCCTGTCCCGGGCCACCGTGGAGAAGACAGCGGAGTTCCTGGTCGACAACGGTATTGCCGCACTGCCGTACCACGCCGGCCTGGACGCGGCCACCCGAGCCCGACACCAGCAGCGCTTCCTGCGGGAGGACGGCCTGGTCATGGTCGCGACGATCGCGTTCGGGATGGGCATCGACAAGCCCGACGTACGGTTCGTCGCCCACCTCGACCTGCCGAAGTCGGTGGAGGGCTACTACCAGGAGACCGGCCGCGCCGGGCGGGACGGCCTGCCGTCGACGGCCTGGCTCGCCTACGGTCTGACGGATGTGGTGCAGCAACGCCGGCTGATCGACACCTCGGAGGGGGATCTGGCGCACCGGCGTAACCTCGCCGCCCACCTGGAGGCGATGCTCGCGCTCTGCGAAACGGTCCGCTGTCGCCGGGTGCAGCTGCTGGACTACTTCGGCGAGACCGCCACCGCCTGCGGCAACTGCGACACGTGCCTGCAGCCACCCGAGTCGTGGGACGGCACGATCGCCGCGCAGAAGCTGCTGTCCACGGTGTACCGGCTCGACCGGGAGCGACACCAGCGCTTCGGCACCGGGCACTGTGTGGACATCCTGCTCGGCCGCGCCACCGACAAGGTCCAGCAGCACCGGCACGACTCCCTGACAGTGTTCGGGATCGGCACCGAGCTGAGCGAGGCGGAGTGGCGGGGTGTGGTCCGGCAGCTGCTCGCCGAGGGGCTGCTGGCGGTCGAGGGCGACTACGGCACCCTGGCCCTCACCGACACCAGCGCGGAGGTGCTGGGCCGGCGCCGCACCGTCATGCTGCGCCGCGAACCGGCCCGGACCGCCCGGCCGGCGAAGCCGCGCGGCGCGGCCACCATGGTCGCCGAGCTGGCCCCGGCCGCCGCCGAGGTCTTCGAGCGGCTACGCGCCTGGCGGGCCGCCACGGCCAGGGAGCAGGGCGTGCCCGCCTACGTGATCTTCCACGACGCCACGCTGCGGCAGATCGCCAGCGACGCACCGTCAGCATTGGCTGACCTGGCCCGGGTCAGTGGTGTCGGCGAGGCGAAACTCGCGAAGTACGGCGAGCAGGTGCTGGCCGTCCTCGCCGACGGCGATGCGAACCCACACACCGCCTGA
- the tgmA gene encoding putative ATP-grasp-modified RiPP — MVRVVRVHISPFPRGKITMMPIAFGIRQAVEGAPLPVDLSAIRFDPDRQISVITDSGLTVPALRHSTGTTSTNTASQDNKGGSDRDSDQTED, encoded by the coding sequence GTGGTGCGCGTCGTCCGGGTCCACATTTCGCCGTTCCCGAGAGGAAAGATAACGATGATGCCAATAGCGTTTGGAATACGCCAAGCGGTCGAGGGGGCACCCCTGCCGGTGGATCTGTCGGCTATCCGGTTCGACCCCGACCGGCAGATCAGCGTGATTACCGACAGCGGGCTGACGGTTCCGGCGTTGAGGCACTCGACCGGCACCACGTCCACTAACACCGCTTCGCAAGACAACAAGGGTGGTTCTGACCGCGACTCGGACCAGACCGAGGACTGA
- the tgmB gene encoding ATP-grasp ribosomal peptide maturase: MGGRTVAVFTGELDVTADAVIVELHRRGVPVFRCDPAAFPAEMTLGARFGAGWTGHLRVGRRVLDVADVACAWWRRPTPITVPAEVPESQWVRREAVAGLRGVLAVLPWLNHPEDIRAAEHKPQLATAARVGFAVPETVLTNDPDQARAFVEAFAPVIYKPLTCGVLDGGRVIYAGPVDPAALDDAVRVTAHLFQRQVPKAYEVRATVVDGRIFAARIDALSEKGRQDWRSDYRNLRYTADRLPNDVADKVRHYLRLLRLRFAALDFVVTPDSEYVFLEANPNGQWAWIEDETGMPIADAIAGALEGAAR; encoded by the coding sequence ATGGGTGGTCGGACCGTCGCGGTTTTCACCGGCGAGCTTGACGTGACCGCTGACGCGGTCATTGTGGAGTTGCACCGCCGGGGCGTGCCGGTGTTTCGGTGCGATCCGGCCGCGTTTCCCGCTGAGATGACGTTGGGTGCCCGGTTCGGCGCCGGCTGGACCGGGCACCTCCGCGTGGGGCGGCGGGTGCTGGACGTGGCAGACGTAGCGTGCGCGTGGTGGCGGCGCCCGACGCCCATCACGGTGCCGGCCGAGGTGCCGGAATCGCAATGGGTACGGCGGGAGGCGGTCGCGGGACTGCGAGGTGTGCTGGCGGTATTGCCGTGGCTGAACCATCCCGAGGACATCCGCGCCGCTGAGCACAAGCCGCAGTTGGCGACGGCGGCGCGGGTCGGGTTCGCAGTGCCGGAAACGGTGCTGACCAACGATCCCGACCAGGCACGCGCGTTCGTCGAGGCATTTGCGCCGGTGATCTACAAGCCGTTGACCTGCGGCGTGCTCGACGGCGGACGGGTGATCTACGCCGGCCCGGTCGATCCGGCCGCACTCGACGACGCCGTGCGGGTGACCGCGCACCTGTTCCAACGACAAGTGCCCAAAGCGTATGAGGTGCGAGCGACGGTAGTCGACGGGCGCATCTTCGCCGCCCGAATTGATGCGTTGTCGGAAAAAGGTCGGCAGGATTGGCGATCCGACTACCGAAATCTGCGGTATACGGCGGATCGACTACCGAACGACGTGGCCGATAAGGTGCGCCACTATCTGCGACTACTGCGGCTGCGTTTCGCAGCGCTGGATTTCGTCGTTACACCCGACAGCGAGTATGTGTTCCTGGAAGCCAACCCGAACGGGCAATGGGCCTGGATCGAGGACGAGACTGGTATGCCGATAGCCGACGCGATCGCCGGCGCATTGGAAGGTGCGGCTCGATGA
- the tgmC gene encoding ATP-grasp peptide maturase system methyltransferase encodes MTDERTDDMTRFVAELEAGGVLSDAAWREAFTKVPRHVFLPAFFTPLPDGRWQAMDQSHPDYWRLVYADTTLTTQLDATIHPDPSVGPVAGAGTSSSTQPGLMAAMLDALRVTGGERVLEIGTGTGYNAALLAHRLNAQNVTSVEVDDRVADAARQRLVVAGYHPSVITGDGEQGWRPGAPYDRLVATVSVPAVPRAWLAQVRDGGMIVASLWRDLGGAPLVRLEVDGDTAQGFFLPQPGGFMPVRSANRATAALSAATRQIGISRTATVPSGVLHDDDAGLWLALQVPEVTWLGFTPDGGTDQVWLFAPDGSWAMVEDATVRVEQYGPRNLWDEVEAAYDRWDATGQPCRDRLGLTVTGTGEHRFWLDFPDATQWVDVPGRR; translated from the coding sequence ATGACCGACGAACGAACTGACGACATGACCCGATTCGTTGCGGAGTTGGAGGCGGGCGGGGTGTTATCCGATGCGGCGTGGCGGGAGGCGTTCACCAAGGTGCCCCGGCACGTTTTTCTGCCGGCGTTCTTCACGCCTCTGCCCGATGGGCGGTGGCAGGCTATGGACCAATCGCACCCCGACTATTGGCGGCTGGTCTATGCCGACACCACGTTGACAACGCAGCTCGACGCAACGATCCATCCCGACCCGAGCGTCGGACCGGTGGCCGGCGCGGGCACGTCCAGCTCCACGCAGCCGGGATTGATGGCCGCGATGCTGGACGCGCTGCGGGTGACCGGCGGTGAGCGGGTGTTGGAGATTGGCACCGGAACGGGCTACAACGCGGCGTTGCTGGCGCACCGTCTCAACGCACAGAACGTCACCTCGGTGGAGGTGGACGACCGGGTCGCCGACGCCGCCCGGCAGCGCCTCGTGGTGGCCGGGTACCACCCGTCCGTGATCACGGGTGACGGCGAACAGGGATGGAGACCTGGCGCACCCTATGACAGGCTAGTCGCGACGGTCTCCGTCCCGGCGGTACCCCGGGCATGGCTGGCGCAGGTTCGCGACGGTGGCATGATCGTGGCCAGCCTGTGGCGTGACCTGGGCGGTGCCCCGCTGGTGCGGTTGGAGGTCGACGGCGACACCGCGCAAGGTTTCTTCCTGCCGCAACCGGGCGGGTTCATGCCGGTCCGCTCCGCGAACCGCGCCACGGCGGCGCTGTCGGCGGCGACAAGGCAGATCGGCATCAGTCGGACCGCGACCGTGCCGAGCGGCGTTTTGCACGACGATGACGCCGGGTTATGGCTGGCGTTGCAGGTCCCCGAGGTGACCTGGCTGGGATTCACCCCGGACGGCGGCACCGATCAGGTGTGGCTGTTTGCCCCGGACGGCTCGTGGGCGATGGTGGAGGACGCCACCGTGCGCGTCGAACAGTACGGCCCGCGCAACCTGTGGGACGAGGTCGAAGCGGCCTACGACCGGTGGGACGCGACTGGGCAGCCGTGCCGAGATCGTCTCGGGCTGACCGTCACCGGCACCGGCGAGCACCGGTTCTGGCTCGACTTTCCCGACGCAACACAATGGGTCGACGTTCCTGGTCGCCGGTAG